The Garra rufa chromosome 20, GarRuf1.0, whole genome shotgun sequence genome contains the following window.
cctgaacaagctaatcaagctcttcatcattactagaaagttacaggtgagtttgatcaaggttggaggtaaactctgcaggaaagtggacctcgagggccagagttgagaacctctgctctaaacgatcacagccgaggaaagaagggtctcagtgtgtactctgtgtagagattaaaaatatataaattgtaaatgtttttagaaaataaccgattgttttcctagataagacccttcttcctcggctgggatcatttagaaccctttgaagctgcatttaaactgcattttggaagttcaaatttgggggcaccatagaagtccattatatggagagaaatcctgaaatgttttcctcaaaaaacctaatttctttacgactgaagacttaaacatcttagatgacaagggagtgagtacattatctgtaaatttttgttttgaaagtgaactactcctttaatacaaTGGCCATTTAAAGTATTTGTGTCACTTGTTATGTATGAGAAATGTGAAATGCTGAACTAATTTTACTTCATTTTgaagttttactttcattttgcGTTTTGTAAAAAAGTGTTTGGCTCAGTTAGCAGTAACCCATCAGAATACTATGTTACTGTAGTGTGGTGAAATGTGAAGTTCAGGCAAAATACCTGTCACATTTCCACTCAATCCTCTTAAGGATTAGCAATGAAGAATTTACTTCACATGCTTAGCTCTACATGCTTACACTCATCTACACACATATACCTACAGTACATGAATATCAATATCTATGTATACTGACACAGAGTATGAGTTTTGTTAGCTCTGTCCCAAAACCAAATGAGCTGCCTCGCTGCCTACTACCAACACAGGCATTTGTCTTTTAAGGCAGCATCCTAACTGAGATGGAACCTCAAAAGTGACTGATTTGGAATGCTCCACTTGCAGCTCCACTTGCCACACAAATAGGGCTTAACTTGCTGTTTGCCAGTTGCATTTTGCTAAGCTTACAGTGGAATACTAGAGTAGGCACATCTCTGTTTGGACTCTTTGGAACAGACTTCATGTCAGGAGTTTGCTTATGATGtttcaaaatccttcatacaTAGACACCTCACTTTTTTGGACTGAGCGTATGATTGCACTGACAAAACCACTAAGGCTGTCGACATAAAGAACTGTTAGCATATTAGCATAGCTGCTGTGAGCTGTTGAATTAGTTTATCTAGAGGCTCATTTGTTTCTGACTGTACGCTCATGTTTGTGGCGTCCCCTGAGCTCTGAGACaggtatgtatgtgtgtgttgtgttaACATCACTCCTGTTCACTGCCTGCTGAGGTACCAGGTGCTGTTATTTCATTTCAGTCACTCTGAGGTTTGTCAAATCAGTTAAATAGGCCATTTCACAGAAAATATGATTTTCTTTTTACTGTGTTAAAAATCAAAGTTTTGCGCAGATACTGTACACACACTCAACATTTATAGCCAAAATCTTTAGCCTAGTTTGTTGAAAGTAAACTATAAAAGCAGCTGGTTCAGAAATTGTCAGAAACACTGAGAttatttaacacacatttaaaacTTAGAAGTCAACAACTCctcatttaaaggattagttcacttttagaacaaataattacagataatttactcacccccttgtcatccaagatgttcttgtctttctttcttcagttgtaaagaaattatgttttttttttgaggaaaacatttaaattttctccatatagtggacttctatggtgcccccgattttgaacttctaaaatgcagtttaaatgcagcttcaaagggctctaaactatcccatttgaggaataatggtcttatctagtgaaacgatcattgttgtttttttaatgtacaatttatacaccttttaaccacaaatgctcatcttgtctaggactccgtccacacgaagccggtgcgttccctatccgatcattttttttcctccttctaaaaaaaaattctgtaaacacgaaaccactgaaaacggtgtagtatatgccagaccagtgtggggtgctgtaattctgccatagagatacgctatacacggagaagaagactttgagcatgcgcataaccttgcacgctgtatacgaactaagaagaagaagacgaagatgcgaacattatggctgtatccgaaatcgccgcCTATACCCTctttcactattccctacattagtctacttgtacagttcacttgaaggagtgaatgaaaacgagtgagtgaattcggacacttagtgcaccggaaggactgccgcttctgcatagtattgcttactgtttaacaatcatttaaaacggacaattcgagtagtaagattaaatgatttatcttgaactatgtcaaggaatttacgtataaaccctggttaaacaatttaataatcaatttacaacgaatttgtacctgtgttgtacgctgtattacgccatggaccagcgcgttgtaaaatgaacggatggatgattcagctgcaggcgccatcgtctggcgagacgcgggaattcagtcggcgcgcgactctcacagtgcattatgggttatctctagctgttgagcgtacatcggttgtacactcgtttttacggtgcattgtgggattgaatgagtgcactcgagaatgtccactatggtttcgaacaccacttaaaatggctgtcccctcaaatagtgccctatttgagggtatagggggcgatttcggatacagcctatggcttgttgctcataaccaggcacgtgcagagggggcttgagcacccgccccttttgctcagatgcccaaagtgcccttctgtcaAAGGTCTGTCATGGGCACCTTGggtctggtctttttttttttttttaaatgtaatgcagggctcgcaaaatcgctagcccgacgtcccggggctattgtgttttccagtcgggctaccaaaatgtttcaccggctgCCCGACGAGCTATCATAAAGGagagggcacctgcaggtccttaaaaactccacACTtaagttgtatcaaatttaaggccataaaaagttttaaatatgttaaatagtataagaaaatacttaattataatttaggaggtcgtacatttggggacggaaagactgtagggctggattaaacttcaaaaggcaatgatttcattgaataaatacgcacgctgtaggtttcaaagtcaaaacgcggcactgatgtctttatatgaatgtatctgaagagaaccgactgtcctcagaaacatgtcgttgtcattttcatgtattgcctgataaaacagcgttaatgctgatttgtatacagccgttactagggaaaccgtaatatttcagcgctcttaaagcgcccccttgtgacagagaattactttttcttttccaaattttttcagctcttttatggtcaaattattgcaattatcgacctacgttgttatgcagcaaacacagagttgtaaatgtgaaagaagttaatgtgccttctaaaaatataaacaaataagacagtaatatttaagttttaaataaatataataaatgataaactcgatttatcccttttaatggaataaaggctgaaattccattgtataagatattttgttttgtgtgaagctgtatctgaattataaatcatgccattttatgccttaatattctaccgtacattgtcaaatcctactcatactgttcattttatttttgcggctcttaaaaagggttacaaattgccttaaatcgatatttaaaatattttaaatagtgaaataaaattccttccttaatatgtttgttttatttctatactctgcagtaaagcctgttgtctacaatcttacaatacaatacatcaggggccacatatagtttcaatagtgaccactcagagtttaatataacagctgttctttattattgtgtttaacagagagaagaaaatctttaggtttgacaatttaatacacaacaatttctaatcaaaatgaataggtccaaggaaaatattttttatctttttaacattaaaatggtcttttatgttccgtttctttctcaaaactgcttcacagcattggctgctagaggccactgtaataatacatatatgttaccctggtccacaaaaccagtcttaagtagcacaggtatatttgtagcaatagccaaaaatacattgtatgggtcaaaattatatatttttcttttatgccaaaaatcattaggatattaagtaaagatcatgttccatgaagatataattttttttttcctaccataaatatacgataaactagtaatatgtattgctgagaacttcatttggacaacttttaaggctattttctcaatatttagattgttttgcaccctcagcttccacgttttcaaatagttgtatcacagacaaacattgtcctataacaaaccatacatcagtgaaaagcttatttactcaattttgaaaaaaatatacttatgactggttttgtggtccatggtcacatatcagcaaggaatgtgtcacaatatacagtacagtattgctgcactgatgttttgagcacagccctatttatggagccccttttatagtgaaaaaaatatgACTGATTCAGTTGTTTGAGTTCTGAAAcgcaattaaaacttcaaataatgcataatttgtcttattaatgaaattgttacttgttacataagtaactggatgcctacaatgaggtgatggacccgaggggctctttaatgcctagtttcagatgccctttttatacttactctctgcacggccctgctcATAATAGTTGCATAGAAGccatagattttgctgtaataaagctagtaggcttagtagcaacacgaacacaatcatgtagtccgccattattgttgttgctgttacgtgtgacgcagccgacacgtgatgtgatgacatcatcgtttcacaaaatatacgtattggctgtacacacgaaaccgcgagggtgtcgttttcagatttatccactttgggacccggtttcaaaaaatagcggattcagtctcctaaaacgccggatccgtgtggatgaaacgccaatacgataaaaaatgtatacgtatacagcgaaacgcgtctccgtgtggacaggccctagctctgtgatgcgcatgcatactctgtgcactccggttcaatacagttagggtatgtcgaaaaactccaaacttattttctcctccaacttcaaaatcatcctacatcgctgtttttacATCCACTCTTCTTCCTTGGCttcgatcatttagagccctttgaaactgcattaaactgcattttggaagttcaaactcgtggatACCATAGAAGTCGactatattgagaaaatttctgaaatgttttccacaaaaagcataatttctttacaacttaagaaagaaagacatgaacatcttgaatgacaaggaagtgagtaaattatctgtaaatttttgttctggaagtgaactaatcctttaagaaaagtctgtaataaaataaaaaaataggccgaatttattttgttaatatgaTGACATTTTCTGCATTATTTTTCtggtgtattacttttattttgaattatgtATTGCATTGTGTTATCTTTTTGGGTAAAACCATGTCCATAAATGTATCAGATAATGTCCTGGCAGAAAATTATCAgtacattttctgtttttctaCAGATTTTTTTTGTTCATACCATGCTGATAAACTACAATGACTCATTTATATAGaagtcttaaaggtacagtaggTATAGCCTGTTTATACTAGGATATGTTTAGCTAAAAGGAGATCCAAGTTCACTTTTTCTGAAGAGGTAGTGTAGTATGTAGTTAGTTATTGAGTAAGTTAGTTATAGCTAGATGTTTTGTATAAAACATCTTGCTACTGTATAACTAACTTACTCACTGAATTGAAAATGATAAATTCTGTGGATggtaaaacaatatatatagagagagctTGATTCTAGTGTCTTATTCTGACATGTACTGCATTGCCATTCACTATGTGATGAAGTTGTGTTACTACATTGTGTAAAAACAAAACTTATGACATTTTGTGTATCATGTGCTTTATATCAAATATTTAATttgcttttaatacattttgttgttcttttgaactttgtgtcCTTCATGAAGTCTCTTTAGTGAGTGTTGATGGGCAGCGTGAGTCAGTGTGTCAATCTGTTTGGTAATAGATTGTGTTGTTTGACCTCTAGCTGTCCTCTGCTCTGATCTCTGTAGAACTGGCGCTCAACTGTACTCTCACTGGTTGCCAGGACAACTGTGCTGTCACACGCACCGGCCCCATGTGCTACTGCAAGAGCGGCTATGAGATCAGCCAAGATGGAAAGACCTGTAAAGGTCGGTTGCATTCACACACTTTCACAAGAAAGAATATAGACTCCTATGAATGCAACAATATCGACATTGCTTCTGATGCAGATAGTGGACTATTTTAATTGTATGAGaataataattaacaaataattacataaatgtacaataatagtatttatttatttatgtgggTTCAGATTTTGATGAGTGCACAGTGTATGGCACCTGCAGTCAGACCTGCACAAACACAGACGGCTCATACACCTGCTCCTGTGTGGAAGGTTATCTAGTTCAACCAGACAACCGCTCCTGCAAGGCTAAAAACGGTAAGACAAACACAACAGTCCAAGATAAGATTACAGTCCCTCACATACATGTATCCGTATTGGCCGACAGTTTAATTTATAATGAATTATTGGCTGAAATGTTATTAGATATTTGAAATGAAACAGATGTCTTCCTGTTGCTGTAGTGCCTGTGGACCGTCTCCCCGTGTTACTGATTGCGAACTCTCAGAACATCCAGATCACGTCTCTGAGCGGCTCCAGCAGCCCGTCGCTCTACATAACCACAAAACAGACCACAGCAATGGACTTCCTGTACGCACAGGAAACTGTGTGCTGGATCAATGTGGGTGATTCCCCTGCGGGCACGCGACTGAAGTGCGCTAAGATAACAGGACTCAAGAGCTTCACAGATGAGAGAACCATCAACATCTCCCTCAGCTTACACCGTAAGTCACGCTACTGTGATTTCTCATTACAAACTACGTTTCTCACTTAGAGTTGTTATAATTAGGTACATTTGTGCAAATTAATGAACATGCTTAAAgcatatttggtaacactttataataacgttcagttgtaagtcatttataagtggttagttaatgataaaataatgatttgcaaaacattcataaatgtttaataagtgatatgctaacaatttgtgtatgttttgctaattcatttacaagttatttacaagttattagttaatgatgaactaatcatttacaaaacatgactatgcattcataagtgattaataagggatgtgttagtatttttatatatgttttgtagattaagttataaatcatttacaagtgattagataatgatgaacttataatttgcaaaacatgattatacgttcacaaatgattattgtAACGTTGCTGGAAGAGACTAGGCGAATGAGAatctagatgcagtagtttatttAGAATCCGTGAAGATACAATCAACTCCAGAGAATGCAGGAACACAGACAGGGGTGAAAAacaaccattacacatttaacaaccgaCAAACTACACAAAGGAAACACAaagactatttatacacagagcAGGGGGAAGGTCTAATTAGAAACCGTGGAAACTAACAAGGagtgggtgtggtcaaatgagtgtccatagaaacaaacaagggagcagagtggcagggagACAGTCAACAAAGGGagacaaaaactacaaaataagagtcctcaaacacagacacagaccagactcgtgacatagccccccccccaaggagcggcttccagacgctccaacaacagaaaaaaaaaaaaaaaaaaagtccaggggagcggtgggggggccaggagactgaggcagaaccgGTTGGGCAAcagccctccagagcagggccgGAGGCGGGGTGGCGAAGGAAGCTCAGGAACcatccagggcggagcaggaggcggagtagCCCTTcgaggcggagcaggaggcttagaagccctccagggcggagccggaagcGGAGCaaccctccggggcggagcagaaggcttaggagccctccggggcagagcaggaggcttagaagccctccagggcggagccggaagcggagcagccctccagggcggagcaggaggcttaggagctctccagggcggagccggaagcGGAGCaaccctccggggcggagcagaaggcttaggagccctccggggcagagcaaaaggcttagaagccctccagggcgtaGCAGCCCACTGGGGCAGAGCAAggggcttaggagccctccagggcggagcagaccaCCGGGGCAGAGCAAggggcttaggagccctccagggcggagccggaagcggagcagccctccggggcggagcaggaggcttaggagccctccagggcggagccggaagcGGAGCaaccctccggggcggagcagaaggcttaggagccctccggggcagagcaggaggcttagaagccctccagggcggagcagccctccggggcggagcaggaggcttaggagccctccagggcggaacaggcggccacatcatggactgggacctggggagagcagagacagaggaggcagacagagcaaggagagaagtagagagttcgtAGGAGCACgctgcctccatagccgtgactgggcagacaggaacttcaggaacggctgTTGTGGTCGTGACAGAgacgacagggagcctaggcggtgcaggcagagcagggaatcttggcggagcaggcagagcaaggagtctaggCGGAACAGACAGAGCAGGGAATCtaggcggagcgggcagagcagggaatcttggcagcgcaggcagagcaaggagtctaggcggagcaggcagagcagggagtcttggcggagcaggcagagcagggagccttggagAAGCAGGCAGAGCAAGAAGTCCCGCTATGAACGCCGCCTCGAGGAAAGGCATTGGCGCAGCGGGTTGTTTGGCTGGCAAGGCTTCATGAGCACAGTGTGTAGCCCACACACTAAAAATGGCAATTGCCATCACCGGTAATGCAGTGGTAGGTGGGAGGCCCATCGGGTtagtgggcgtgaggcttgggagcgttggctctgcgtgacttgggagcgttggctctgcatggtttgggagcgaaggctctggacgcttaggggagatgtgacttggcagtgaaggagcagctgtgacctgactcgtcatgacaggagcagcagtgacttgatttggcgtgacgggaacagctgtgacttgacttggcgtggctaGAATgactgtgacttgatttggcttaagtggaacagctgtgacctgacttgaTTTGGGAGGTGTTGTAGTGTCTTGAAGTGACTCTGCAAGTGCTGTTGTAACTTGCTTGGATACAGGAAGTGTTGAGACGTCTTGACTTGACTGAGGGAGTGAAACTCTGTCTTGGCCTGACTCAGGGAGTACTGCTggatcttgacttgactcaggaagtgctgcttggcttgactcaggaagaacagcttggcttgactcaggaagtgctgcttggcttgactcaggaagtgctgcttggctttgggctagcagacatcttgtgctgtggctctgggctagcagacatcttgtggaCCGGCTCAACCTCACCTACGGTGAACGGAGATTTGCAACATGACATGACAAAATCAATGAATTGTGCGAGTGTCCAACTGGGGTCCTCTTCAGGTAGGTTGTAACTGATCTCGGGGTCGAGTCCACTCCAGAAACATTCCTTCAGTGTGATCTCATCACACGGTGCCAGATGACAGTATGTGATAAACTCCTCCACATAGtactcgatgggacggccattctGAAAAATGGAGCATAGCAATCTTAGTGGGTTAGAAAAACTTCCTGCTAGATCCATAATGGTCGGTTGTTCTGTAACGTTGCTGGAAGAGACTAGGCGAAtgaggatctagatgcagtagtttatttAGAATCCGTGAAGATACAATCAACGTCAGAGAATGCAGGAACACAGACAGGGGTGAAAAacaaccattacacatttaacaaccgacaaactacagaggaaacacaaagactatttatacacagagcAGGGGGAAGGTCTAATTAGAAACCGTGGAAACTAACAAGGagtgggtgtggtcaaatgagtgtccatagaaacaaacaagggagcagagtggcagggagACAGTCAACAAAGGGagacaaaaactacaaaataagAGTCCTCAAACACAGACACAGACCAGACTCGTGACAATTATTAAGTAATAGGctgacaatttacaaatctgtagtaatttatcttaaaaaaaatagcatatcatgaaataatcaaacagatccttagtaagtggttaatacgttactagttaatatattatttgtcacttaaaaataattaaaatataaataatttaaatgtttatccttcactgaagatcgcatcattaataaatcatttacaaatctttctgcatcccctaatctaaagtgtaaacaattcatcagttgtaaatgttttactcatttttcaaaggtctttcccccagtgtgtatacccacctgatgccCACAAAACCTGGAACCGgcggtttgtaaaacatttacaactgatgagtagtttacactttagattaggggatgcagaaagtgttgtaaatgatttattcattatttattcatcaacagcttttgaatactttgtagtgtgaaTACTGCAATGTAAgtgctgactggtgagggtaaagatgttttATAATGCcctaatctgctgattgttttctttaaaaagagacctaccttagatccaaagtgttcatgaattacaatttaagtttggataaacttaaaaaaaacggggggtgacagttaaggggttaactagtaatttttaaccatttactaaggatctgtttgattatttcatgttatgccatttttcagataatttacgacagatgggtaaatcgttagcatagtgcttacaataaaatgaacatatcacttattcataatttataaacacatagtcatgttttgtaaataattagttcatcattaactaattacttgtaaattaatttgtaaatgacttgtaaattaattaacaaaacatacacaaattgttagcatatcacttaattatcatttgtgaatgttttgtaaatgattatttcatcattaactaatcacttataaaagacttacaactgaacgttattataaagtgttacccatatttTTACATGATTGTACGGTCAAATGTCTCCTTACTCATCTCACGCTGTATTTGTCATACTTACTCTTAAATTCAACCTTAATGGAATAGCCAAAGATTTTTTTCCTCTATTGAAAGACCATTTACCAAAACCTAAAGTATAAAAAGTTCATAAAAAATTGCAAAAGTAATCTAAATACCAAAATATGCTTTTTATAATGTAATCTAGATTTTTATTCACAAATAAACATTGACAGTTTTGTCAAATGGACAGGAATggagtttaattaaaaataccttCATTTGATTTTCAAAGAGCAACACAAATCTTATCAGTTTGAAGCAACATGAAGGTAAATAAATGATAATGGACTTTTCATATTATTCACTAGCTCTTAAATATCATTTATGCATTCAGATATTCAAATCAGCGTAATGACATTTACAGTtatagatgcttttatccaaagcaatttacaaaataataaacatCACTAGCATCACATTTGTTAAAGAGACATGCAAGAAAAAGTTTCGGTTATGCATGTAGCCTCAGTTCTCCAAGAAGGGGAATNNNNNNNNNNNNNNNNNNNNNNNNNNNNNNNNNNNNNNNNNNNNNNNNNNNNNNNNNNNNNNNNNNNNNNNNNNNNNNNNNNNNNNNNNNNNNNNNNNNNNNNNNNNNNNNNNNNNNNNNNNNNNNNNNNNNNNNNNNNNNNNNNNNNNNNNNNNNNNNNNNNNNNNNNNNNNNNNNNNNNNNNNNNNNNNNNNNNNNNNNNNNNNNNNNNNNNNNNNNNNNNNNNNNNNNNNNNNNNNNNNNNNNNNNNNNNNNNNNNNNNNNNNNNNNNNNNNNNNNNNNNNNNNNNNNNNNNNNNNNNNNNNNNNNNNNNNNNNNNNNNNNNNNNNNNNNNNNNNNNNNNNNNNNNNNNNNNNNNNNNNNNNNNNNNNNNNNNNNNNNNNNNNNNNNNNNNNNNNNNNNNNNNNNNNNNNNNNNNNNNNNNNNNNNNNNNNNNNNNNNNNNNNNNNNNNNNNNNNNNNNNNNNNNNNNNNNNNNNNNNNNNNNNNNNNNNNNNNNNNctgcattttggaagttcaaacgcacaggcaccatagaagtccactatatggacagaaatcctgaaatgtttatcttaaaatacataatttctttatgactgaagaaagaaagacatggacataatgggtgagtaaattatctgtaaatttttgttctgaaagtgaacttgtcctttaaCTAAACAAGTATAACACAAGACGAGAGACTGAGCAAGGTGGCAAGCTTTAGTGTAACTTTgaatttagaaaatatttctatattataaaataaaatttgcccTTTTTTAGATTGACATAAAATGTCACACACCTGGTATTTTTGCAATACATCGTAAAATATTGATTTATCTGAGTTTTCGATCTGGTTTAAGGTTTAGTACTCTTTATTGAAGAAATGTCTGAAATTCCTAATGGAGAAAACGAATGGGAAGAGTACTTCCAGAAAGCCACTGGAAAAGGAGGTAGTCAGTGTTGATCTGTTTCTCGCTCTCCTGACTGTACGTGTTTAGAGACCCGCGTGCCTCCACACATCCAGGTCAGTGTTCCCACACCAGTGCCAGTGAGGCAACGAGTCTAGAGGCCATCAAAGGACATCTTGTTCTGGTTTGGCTGTGGAAAGTGCAAAAAATGTGACTGCT
Protein-coding sequences here:
- the LOC141293509 gene encoding prolow-density lipoprotein receptor-related protein 1-like — encoded protein: MHFSKRHHSDDMKIAERDGVNITSPPAHAELNPTQQIQTTYMSTGMCPHNRVSRCPPNEHQCLGSDLCVHMSKLCNGVPDCTDGGDEGPHCRELALNCTLTGCQDNCAVTRTGPMCYCKSGYEISQDGKTCKDFDECTVYGTCSQTCTNTDGSYTCSCVEGYLVQPDNRSCKAKNVPVDRLPVLLIANSQNIQITSLSGSSSPSLYITTKQTTAMDFLYAQETVCWINVGDSPAGTRLKCAKITGLKSFTDERTINISLSLHLCHFSDNLRQMGLVLFIEEMSEIPNGENEWEEYFQKATGKGGDTFGVNFLPVKDNTKLETMYQKRRKTQRAKESNNSTELQVKWEKSKLSPVQSISVLGMELDSSHEQARPVSAELPQVIQRKSNGPTETISGHMASLAVVTVLGLMHMRLLQH